One Saccharopolyspora erythraea NRRL 2338 genomic region harbors:
- a CDS encoding AMP-binding protein — translation MATLMRRLRQAVRPERARGLQTAYILARQGVVRPMRPDKLLRILRAWLRWGITPPLAYAVGAIRHPDRPAVIDERGAISYAEVSLRTTRLANGLRERGIGESSRVGILCRNHHGAIETIVACGKLGTDVVLLNTGLSSSQLAAVLAEQRVDLLVLDAEYDRHLPELPADLDVVLAWTEGSTRHWTVEHLIATSQAKALPRRPRHARMIVLTSGTTGTPKGARRPDPPGIGPAATVMSRIPLRSGERMLVCAPVFHTWGLAAFQLGAVLGATLVLPRRFEPGHALSVAKRYQCTSMFAVPVMLQRILDLPAEERIRPESLRVVASSGSAMPADLATRFQRAFGPVLYNLYGSTEVSWVSIATPSELRAAPSTAGRPPRGTTVRILDENGKPARTGATGRIFAGNDMLFEGYTSGGRKEVVDGLMSTGDLGRIDSSGRLFVVGREDDMIISGGENVYPKETEDAIAALPEVREVAVVGVEDAEFGQRLAAFVVLQDDTRLDGDDLRERVRGSLSRFAMPRDVVFLDELPRNATGKVVPRELHAPGASGRVTER, via the coding sequence GTGGCAACGTTGATGCGACGGCTGCGGCAGGCGGTGCGACCGGAACGGGCACGAGGCCTGCAGACCGCCTACATCCTGGCCCGCCAGGGCGTGGTGCGGCCGATGCGCCCGGACAAGCTCCTGCGCATCCTCCGGGCCTGGCTGCGCTGGGGCATCACTCCGCCGCTGGCCTACGCGGTCGGCGCGATCCGCCATCCCGACCGGCCCGCGGTGATCGACGAACGCGGCGCGATCAGCTACGCCGAGGTGTCCCTGCGCACCACCCGGCTGGCCAACGGCCTGCGCGAACGCGGGATCGGCGAGAGCAGCCGGGTCGGCATCCTGTGCCGCAACCACCACGGCGCCATCGAGACGATCGTGGCCTGCGGCAAGCTCGGCACCGACGTGGTGCTGCTCAACACCGGGCTGAGCAGCTCGCAGCTCGCGGCCGTGCTCGCCGAGCAGCGGGTCGACCTGCTGGTGCTGGACGCCGAGTACGACCGGCACCTGCCGGAGCTGCCCGCCGACCTCGACGTGGTGCTGGCCTGGACCGAGGGCAGCACCCGGCACTGGACGGTGGAGCACCTGATCGCCACCTCGCAGGCCAAGGCGCTGCCCAGGCGTCCGCGCCACGCACGGATGATCGTGCTGACCTCCGGCACCACCGGCACCCCCAAGGGCGCGCGCAGGCCCGACCCGCCGGGCATCGGCCCGGCCGCGACGGTCATGTCCCGCATCCCGCTGCGCAGCGGCGAGCGGATGCTGGTGTGCGCGCCGGTCTTCCACACCTGGGGCCTCGCCGCCTTCCAGCTCGGCGCCGTGCTGGGCGCGACGCTGGTCCTGCCGCGCCGGTTCGAGCCGGGCCACGCCCTGTCGGTGGCCAAGCGCTACCAGTGCACGTCGATGTTCGCGGTGCCGGTGATGCTGCAGCGCATCCTCGACCTCCCCGCCGAGGAGCGCATCCGCCCCGAATCGCTGCGCGTCGTCGCCTCCAGCGGTTCGGCCATGCCCGCCGACCTTGCCACCCGGTTCCAGCGGGCCTTCGGCCCGGTGCTCTACAACCTCTACGGCTCCACCGAGGTCTCGTGGGTGAGCATCGCCACACCGAGCGAGCTGCGGGCCGCGCCGAGCACCGCGGGCCGTCCGCCGCGGGGCACCACGGTCCGCATCCTCGACGAGAACGGCAAGCCCGCCCGAACCGGCGCGACCGGCCGGATCTTCGCGGGCAACGACATGCTCTTCGAGGGCTACACCTCCGGCGGCCGCAAGGAGGTGGTGGACGGGCTGATGTCCACCGGTGACCTCGGTCGCATCGACTCGTCCGGACGGCTGTTCGTGGTGGGCCGGGAGGACGACATGATCATCTCCGGTGGCGAGAACGTCTACCCGAAGGAGACCGAGGACGCCATCGCCGCACTGCCCGAGGTCCGCGAGGTGGCAGTAGTCGGAGTCGAGGACGCCGAGTTCGGCCAGCGCCTGGCGGCCTTCGTCGTCCTCCAGGACGACACCCGCCTCGACGGTGATGACCTGCGGGAACGCGTCCGGGGCTCGCTGTCGCGGTTCGCGATGCCGCGTGACGTGGTCTTCCTCGACGAGCTTCCGCGCAACGCCACCGGCAAGGTCGTGCCCCGGGAACTGCACGCTCCCGGAGCGTCCGGGCGCGTGACCGAAAGGTGA